CTCGAGCCGCAGCGAGTTGAACGTACCCGATTGTCTTTCCAACAAAAGGAATGGCAATTAGCACATGGGAACTGCACTTTGAATGCTTCATCGTTCAGCAAGTTGAGTCCACAGAATCCACTGAAGATTCCGCCTTATATGTGGACGATAGTGGCGCTGACCGGTGGAATCATTCTCGGCGCCTGGTTTCCTGGAAACCTTGCCCCCGTGGCCAGTCTGGCGTCACAGGCGGTCCGCTTGTTCGTGTTGCTTGCGCCGCTACTGATTCTGGTGGCGCTGGCCCCGGCGATCGCACGACTCTGCCGAACAGGTCGCGCCAGCAGTTTGGCCGGGCGAGTGATCGGATGGTATTTGTTGACGTCGATTGCGGCCGGTTTGCTGGGCGCTTGCGTTTCGGCGTTGCTATTCAACATTCCTGTCACCAGCAGCGAGTCGGGAATGCTGGACGATGCGTTGCAATTACTTCGCACAACGTTGTCCCAAACCGATGCGTCGTGGCCTGTCATAGCGATCGTTCTCGCATTTATCGCCGGGATCATCGGCGGAAAATGGGATCTTGCTTTTCGTGCGTTGGAGTGGTCGAACCGCATGTTCACCGCTTCTAGTCGCGGCCTTTACTACGTCATTGTGCCGTTCGTGTTCTGCTTAGGAACCTCGATCGGGATCCGTTTTGGCGCCAAGATCGGCATGACGACTTACCTGACGATATCGTTCTATACGGCCGCACTTTGCTTGCTATGGTCCTGCATTTATCTCCTCTTCTTGAAGTGGTTCGCGCGAGAATCGATCTGGGAGGTGATCACTCGGTACTATCTTCCGGTCGCGGTCGTCGCGGCGGGCACGTGCTCTTCGATCGCGACCCTGCCTTTTAATCTTGATAGCTCGCGCCGGTATGGCGTGTCGCCAGAAGTTTCCAGCTTCGTTATTCCTTTCGGCTCGATTGTCAATATGGACGCCAGCGTAATCGCCTACATCGCTTATGCGCCCTTCGTGCTCACTCACGTCTTTAACTATCCCTTGAGTTGGACGGTTTTGTTGATTGCGTGGCCGGCGATTGTGCTGTTCACAATCAGCGCTCCGGGACTGCCTGCGGGAATGGGAACGGCATTGTGGAGCGCAACGTTGTTTGCGTCGCTGCTGGGATTGGAGGGGGACGCGAAGATCGAATTTATCGAAACCTGGATCGCGTTGTCGGGTGGAATTCCAGACATGCTGCGAACCGCAACAAACTGCACCTCGGACGGGTTTACGGCAATCCTTTTCAATCATTGGAGCGACGGCGAATTGGCGTCTGAGCCGGTAGCCGTTGTTCCCCAGCAGAGAGAAGCAAATGCTTAACGAAGTTACAGACAAAATTGTGAACGTGGATCAAGCGCGATCTGCCGGAGCCAAGAAGCTGGTCGAAGTCAACGGTCGAGTTCAGCCTGGCAATCGTGTTGTCGTCGTTACGGACGGAACCATGCCTCAGATTGCTAGCGATATTGTCCACGCCGCTACTGGACGAGGAGCCAGGGTGTCTTTGATGGAGATGCCGGAAAGAGGATGCGATGGGCAAGAGCCGCCAGGAGATATCGCCGCAGAGATGAAGTTGGCGGACGTCATCTTTTCGCCGGTGCGTCGATCGATCACGCATACCCGAGCGATGCGAGCCGCCTTGGACGCCGGCGCCCGAGCGATCTTGATGACGGCCTATACGCCCGACGTGATGAAAAGCGCTGCACTGTTGGAGACCGATTTCGAGGCTCAAATCGACGTCTGTCGTCGCGTTGGAAAAGCGTTCACGGAAGGGAAAGAGTTACGGCTACGTTCCCCCCACGGAACGGATCTCCGGTTTTCGATTGCAGGACGCGTCGCCAACGTATTAACGGCGATACCTTCCCCAGGCGAACTCGCGCCGGTCCCGACGATCGAAGTCAATGTTGTTCCCGTTTATCAAACAGCGGTGGGGCGATTGGTCGCCGACGCCAGCGTTCCTTACCTGGGAATTGGCGTTTTAACCTCGCCGATTACTTGTGAGATCGCCGACGGATACATCCAGTCCATTCAAGGTGGCGAGCAAGCGGAAAGACTGCGAAATGATCTAGAGTCGCACCGCGATCGCAACTGCTTTAACGTCGCCGAACTAGGAGTCGGATTAAATCCGCATGCCGAACTGACCGGCGTCATGCTTGAAGACGAAGGGGTTCTGGGAACGATCCATATTGGAATCGGAACCAGCCTGACGTTGGGCGGAGAAATCACTGCGCCGACTCACTACGACCTGCTAATGTGGCATCCGCAAATTGAAGTGGATGGCCAATTGATCATCGATAACCGCAAAATATTACTGTAGGAGCAAGGAAATCCGGGAGTTGGCCTCCCTGAACAGAA
The nucleotide sequence above comes from Blastopirellula sp. J2-11. Encoded proteins:
- a CDS encoding aminopeptidase codes for the protein MLNEVTDKIVNVDQARSAGAKKLVEVNGRVQPGNRVVVVTDGTMPQIASDIVHAATGRGARVSLMEMPERGCDGQEPPGDIAAEMKLADVIFSPVRRSITHTRAMRAALDAGARAILMTAYTPDVMKSAALLETDFEAQIDVCRRVGKAFTEGKELRLRSPHGTDLRFSIAGRVANVLTAIPSPGELAPVPTIEVNVVPVYQTAVGRLVADASVPYLGIGVLTSPITCEIADGYIQSIQGGEQAERLRNDLESHRDRNCFNVAELGVGLNPHAELTGVMLEDEGVLGTIHIGIGTSLTLGGEITAPTHYDLLMWHPQIEVDGQLIIDNRKILL
- a CDS encoding dicarboxylate/amino acid:cation symporter, whose amino-acid sequence is MWTIVALTGGIILGAWFPGNLAPVASLASQAVRLFVLLAPLLILVALAPAIARLCRTGRASSLAGRVIGWYLLTSIAAGLLGACVSALLFNIPVTSSESGMLDDALQLLRTTLSQTDASWPVIAIVLAFIAGIIGGKWDLAFRALEWSNRMFTASSRGLYYVIVPFVFCLGTSIGIRFGAKIGMTTYLTISFYTAALCLLWSCIYLLFLKWFARESIWEVITRYYLPVAVVAAGTCSSIATLPFNLDSSRRYGVSPEVSSFVIPFGSIVNMDASVIAYIAYAPFVLTHVFNYPLSWTVLLIAWPAIVLFTISAPGLPAGMGTALWSATLFASLLGLEGDAKIEFIETWIALSGGIPDMLRTATNCTSDGFTAILFNHWSDGELASEPVAVVPQQREANA